The region TAATTACCTTTTTAATCCAAAAAAATAGAATACATTTGCCTCCGTTTAGAAGTTTTACTTCTAAAACTAGATTAACAATATACTAAAGTTAATTATGTAATTAGCTTTAACGCATTAAGAAGTTGTCGGAAACTTCTATCAAAACACCACTGATTTAGCCTTATAAAATGCCTCTATACAAGAGGCTTTTTTTATTGCCTTCCCCCTGGGCTTACCGAAGTACACATTGTTCATATACTTTTATTACATTCATTAAAGGAGCTACAGATGTCAATTTTTTGTACATGCCTATATCTTCATAATAAATGTACTCATCAGTCGTTTTCTGAAAATAATATGAAGTAATAAAAGGAGTTTCTACTTGATGTTTAATAAGAAATGGGGAAATTTTCTTACTTGTTGAACTACACTTTTCTTTCAATTGAGGTACCAGACTAATACTAGTATTAAGCTCTCTATACAGGTTTATATTATAAAAATCATTCGTTGTGATATCAGTAAATTCTAATTTATCACTAGTATTAACACTAAAGGTAAAGTTATCCTCTTTACTATCATCGCGTTTAAATACTGTGTTATATTCATATTGTAAAACCTTATTAAGTTGTGTCTCAACTTTATTGGGTATAAACACTAATTTTTCATGAGTTACAATTTCTTTGTGATCAACTTCCCCTGTTTTTAGAATATCGATTGCTATACTATACTTTACCTGTTTCCCATAGATAAACGGTTTTTCGAACTCAATGACAGGATACATCGTCAATCTATCTTCATACGGTAAGACGTTCATTGCTAATCCTGCAGATAGGATCTCATCATTTTCATTCATAGTCGCAATACAGACACTCCAATCGGAAGAAGACGAGGTCTGAAAAGGTATAAAATACACTTTGGAAGATGTAGTAAGAGGAGTAATCTTTAAAGCTATATTGTCAAAATCAACGTATTGATAATAAGTATCAATATCTAAATGAGTCATGATGAGCTCCACAGTATGTTGCAATTCATTAGATTCTAGACAACTAGTATATTTATCGATATGTACATGTCCTTGCTTAGCATAAATACAATTTATACCTGTAATGAAAATGAACAAAATAACGCGACCTAAAACTTTCATTAACTTAAATTAAACACCTATACTAAATAAATTAACTAATTTAACAAATATACATTTAACATCTTAAATTAATTCAAGGCTTTAGATTAATTTACTAATCTGTGTTTATTGAGGTAAAATCCACTCCCTATCACAGTTCGTTACTTCCTTAGTAGGATAAGATAGCAACCTTAAAAAGGAGTCTACACTGTCATATATTACAGTTAATCACAGAGAAGATCTAGCCTAACACATGTTTATTTAATATTGCGTTTATAAAGCCTGAAAGAGAGAAAATTATAGATTGCTAATGCACATAATATCAATATTCTACTATACACCCATGTATAATGAACAGATTCTGCAAAAGAATACGTGCTCCATGAAGCTTCTCTATCAATGAAAATACTTAGGTCTTGTAAAAACCATAACCCCACTAGTAGCAAACTGTGGATAATAATCTGAATACTAAAACGCGGAATCTTAATAATAAATATCAGCAATAATATATAAAATAGGCTAACTAATAAGGCTCCTAGAAATATATCTATAAAAAAATGAAATGTAATATCTCCTGAAGGTTGATCTTTAAAACGATACATTGCTATACTAGTCTGTACAAAAGAAATGATGATAAAAAACAGTCCATAATACATGAGACTACTCCACTTCTTTATTGTTTTTTGTTCTTTCTGGTTCATATAATTAAAAGTTTGTTTCTATATCTTGCATTAGTTAAAAAAACAGAAAACCAATGTACGATAAACCCTTTGATATTATAAAATTTTCGGCTGATAAACGTCAGTATATCCCAGCTTCTCTAGGGAGACAAAGTTGGATGAAAGAAACAGATGTGTTACACACAGAGATAGATATTCCACTAGGACAATCTCGCTATGGCGGTCCTGTAATCGATTTACCTCCTGGAGTAGATCATCCTGAAGGATTATACTATACAGGTCAATTAGATTTGGCGCTATGTTCTCCACATGATAAAACAGGGTTATTACCAAAGACGGGGCAACTTATCTTCTTTGCAGACATCATGACTGATACAGGAAAGGTCATCTATACAGATATACCTAATCATCAATTGGTAAGACATATCGTAGAGCATGAGGACAATTTCTTCTATGGGGTACTTATTAATGAAATCACTGCTGATACAGAGCCTTTCTCTGATCGATATAGAGAGCCTGAAGATGAATATGAAGAAGACGATGTAGATGAGGATGGAATGTACTGGGACTACTTCGGAGGAACCTATCTATCTAAAATATTCGGTATATTCACTCATTGTCAATTAGGTAAGGAAGAAATAGAAGAGTTTATTCATTCTGATAAGATAGTACTGTGGCAGATAGGAGAGAACAACTTTAATGATGATGGGGTGTTCAGTGTACTGATCAAAGAAGAGGACTTAAAAAACCGAAACTTTGAGCACTGTGAGTTCTATTGGGCACAGTCATAAAGGGAGAAAAGAAAACAGCTTACTAGTAAAATACTTAGTAGGCTATTCATGTTATTTACTATCTATACACTTCACTAATGATTCAAAAGCTTTAGTATCTACTTTTAATTTCTTAAAATCAGGGTCTACTGAATCCAAAGCGTTCATAGATTGATATATTCCATCTCGCTGAGGTTGTATAATTAGCCATGAGATAACGCTCTCCACCATTTGTGGTTTCTTGGGATTATCAGATAGATTGTTTCGAACATAAACTTTGATAATAACATTGCCCCCTGTTGTATCTTCTATCCTAACATAGTAATCTTTATTAGGATATTCAAAATCACTATTCTTCATTATTTTAGCCAACAAAACATTGCAATCTTGTTGTAATACCTCTGGCTTATTTTTTGCACATCCACTTATACTACCTATCAAAAAAAACACAACCAAATAGCTTCTTATATATTTTATCATCTTCATAAATCTCCTATTTTTATTCCTAACAAAGTAATCATATTTATTATAGGAAGCGCTAAAAAATGACATTAATTATATATATTATTTATTTTTAATACATTAGGGTATGTAAAAATAAAAGGCTGTCGATTGAGAGAGCACTGAAAAAGTAGAGCTTTTTCAGTGCTCTCCAATTACTCATGTGGTTTTTGATATTATCTAATCCTCTTTACTTCCATCATCTGCCATACGAACTATCTTAGGTGTAAACATCGCTACTACATCAACTAACTCCCCCTGAGCTGCTATCACCTGATGAATATCTTTATACGCCATCGGTGCTTCATCTTTACCTGCCCCGATTAGCTCTACACCACAGTCTGCTAACACAGCTTTAATATCCTCAGTATTCAGTTTTTTGATCGCCTGTGTTCTACTCATTTGTCGTCCTGCACCGTGTGAAGCGGAGTTCAATGCCTCCTCTTCTCCTTTTCCTCTCACTAAGAATCCTGGCGCAGTCATAGACCCAGGGATAATCCCCATTACACCTTTACTCGCAGGAGTAGCTCCCTTACGGTGAACAATTACCTCTTTACCTTGGTACATCTCTTTCCATGCAAAGTTATGGTGGTTCTCTATCTTAGCTAATACTTCAGCTCCTATTGCCTTTGTCAACTTTTCGTGTATTACTTGATGACAGGCAGAAGCATAGTCACCCGCCAAGTTCATCATCGTCCAGTATTCCTGACCTGCTTCCGAATTTAGATCTAAGTAAGCTAAGTTCTTCGCCTCATAAGGCAACTTACAGAGATCCTTAGCGATCTGCGTATACCTACCTGCTATAGTTGCTCCCATCCCTCGAGACCCCGAGTGTGTTAATAAGGCTAAGTAAGTTCCTTTATCTATCTTCAACACCTCATCGCGCTCGGCAAACTCCATCAATCCCCATTCTACAAAGTGGTTACCCCCTCCTGAAGAACCCAATTGTTCCCAAGCT is a window of Myroides oncorhynchi DNA encoding:
- a CDS encoding DUF1963 domain-containing protein, which translates into the protein MYDKPFDIIKFSADKRQYIPASLGRQSWMKETDVLHTEIDIPLGQSRYGGPVIDLPPGVDHPEGLYYTGQLDLALCSPHDKTGLLPKTGQLIFFADIMTDTGKVIYTDIPNHQLVRHIVEHEDNFFYGVLINEITADTEPFSDRYREPEDEYEEDDVDEDGMYWDYFGGTYLSKIFGIFTHCQLGKEEIEEFIHSDKIVLWQIGENNFNDDGVFSVLIKEEDLKNRNFEHCEFYWAQS
- a CDS encoding RtcB family protein codes for the protein MKDNTPINGNDLLALGYPHTELLGIALKANKKRTGYTKTEMLAHYKVVLANAEDYINHKVFGKLATAIIEGVGQRVEEEVIPLRDEAVEYSIYGSQHIEEGAIAQMRTAVKLPVAVAGALMPDAHQGYGLPIGGVLATDNAVIPYGVGVDIGCRMALSIFDIKGVEFYGMEDLLKEQLVKHTKFGAGHGFHGQYKAQHEVLDRGEFNLNPFIKKLQDKAWEQLGSSGGGNHFVEWGLMEFAERDEVLKIDKGTYLALLTHSGSRGMGATIAGRYTQIAKDLCKLPYEAKNLAYLDLNSEAGQEYWTMMNLAGDYASACHQVIHEKLTKAIGAEVLAKIENHHNFAWKEMYQGKEVIVHRKGATPASKGVMGIIPGSMTAPGFLVRGKGEEEALNSASHGAGRQMSRTQAIKKLNTEDIKAVLADCGVELIGAGKDEAPMAYKDIHQVIAAQGELVDVVAMFTPKIVRMADDGSKED